One genomic window of Magnolia sinica isolate HGM2019 chromosome 3, MsV1, whole genome shotgun sequence includes the following:
- the LOC131241356 gene encoding jasmonate-induced oxygenase 2-like yields MGTRLNMASMMKVIGEYGERVVELCKKLLRLLGEELGIGEECLLERFGGEEGLAACFRINYYPNCPQHELAIGLSPHTDPGIFTAIFQNDVSGLQVFKDGIWISVPPTPDALLFIIADQLEILSNGIYKSVNHRTPANGDKERMSMVVFFNPEGNKKIGPMDILVERCGGLRLYNDMTFNDHRKLIRTLGVRGKAILDSRSTTKDSVLS; encoded by the exons ATGGGAACAAGGCTCAACATGGCATCTATGAT GAAGGTGATAGGAGAGTATGGGGAGAGGGTAGTGGAGCTGTGCAAGAAGCTTTTGAGGCTGTTGGGGGAGGAATTGGGCATTGGTGAGGAATGTCTCTTAGAGAGATTTGGTGGGGAGGAAGGTTTGGCTGCTTGTTTCCGCATCAACTACTACCCCAACTGCCCTCAGCATGAATTGGCAATTGGTTTGTCTCCTCACACCGATCCCGGCATTTTCACTGCCATCTTCCAGAATGATGTTTCTGGCTTACAGGTCTTCAAGGATGGCATTTGGATCTCCGTTCCTCCCACTCCTGATGCCCTCCTCTTCATCATTGCTGACCAACTCGAG aTACTTTCAAATGGAATTTACAAGAGCGTGAATCACAGAACACCTGCGAATGGAGATAAAGAGAGGATGTCTATGGTTGTGTTCTTCAACCCAGAAGGGAACAAGAAGATAGGACCCATGGATATACTGGTGGAGCGTTGTGGAGGTCTTCGTTTGTACAATGATATGACTTTCAATGACCACCGCAAGCTCATCAGGACTTTAGGTGTCCGCGGTAAGGCCATCTTGGATTCCAGGTCCACCACCAAAGATAGTGTCCTCAGCTGA